A part of Bubalus bubalis isolate 160015118507 breed Murrah chromosome 6, NDDB_SH_1, whole genome shotgun sequence genomic DNA contains:
- the LRRC8C gene encoding volume-regulated anion channel subunit LRRC8C — MIPVTEFRQFSEQQPAFRVLKPWWDVFTDYLSVAMLMIGVFGCTLQVMQDKIICLPKRVQPSQNHSSVSNVSQPVASTTPLPPPKPSPSNPVTVEMKGLKTDLDLQQYSFINQMCYERALHWYAKYFPYLVLIHTLVFMLCSNFWFKFPGSSSKIEHFISILGKCFDSPWTTRALSEVSGEDSEEKDNRKNNMSRSNTTQSGPEGSLVNSQSLKSIPEKFVVDKSTAGALDKKEGEQAKALFEKVKKFRLHVEEGDILYAMYVRQTVLKVIKFLIIIAYNSALVSKVQFTVDCNVDIQDMTGYKNFSCNHTMAHLFSKLSFCYLCFVSIYGLTCLYTLYWLFYRSLKEYSFEYVRQETGIDDIPDVKNDFAFMLHMIDQYDPLYSKRFAVFLSEVSENKLKQLNLNNEWTPDKLRQKLQTNAHNRLELPLIMLSGLPDTVFEITELQSLKLEIIKNVMIPATIAQLDNLQELSLHQCSVKIHSAALSFLKENLKVLSVKFDDMRELPPWMYGLRNLEELYLVGSLSHDISRNVTLESLRDLKSLKILSIKSNVSKIPQAVVDVSSHLQKMCIHNDGTKLVMLNNLKKMTNLTELELVHCDLERIPHAVFSLLSLQELDLKENNLKSIEEIVSFQHLRKLTVLKLWHNSITYIPEHIKKLTSLERLSFSHNKIEVLPSHLFLCNKIRYLDLSYNDIRFIPPEIGVLQSLQYFSITCNKVESLPDELYFCKKLKTLKIGKNSLSVLSPKIGNLLFLSYLDVKGNHFEILPPELGDCRALKRAGLVVEDALFETLPSDVREQMKTE; from the coding sequence GTCATGCAAGACAAGATAATCTGCCTTCCGAAAAGAGTACAGCCTTCTCAGAACCACTCTTCCGTTTCAAATGTCTCTCAACCAGTGGCCAGTACCACCCCACTGCCTCCACCCAAACCATCTCCTTCTAACCCAGTCACTGTGGAAATGAAAGGGCTGAAGACAGATTTGGACCTTCAGCAGTACAGCTTTATTAACCAGATGTGCTATGAGCGAGCCCTCCACTGGTACGCCAAGTATTTCCCATACCTAGTCCTCATTCATACCCTGGTCTTCATGCTCTGCAGCAACTTTTGGTTCAAGTTCCCTGGCTCCAGCTCCAAAATAGAACATTTCATCTCAATCCTGGGGAAGTGTTTTGACTCTCCCTGGACCACACGAGCCTTATCTGAAGTGTCTGGGGAGGACTCAGAAGAGAAGGACAACAGGAAGAACAACATGAGCAGGTCCAACACCACCCAGTCTGGTCCAGAAGGCAGTCTGGTCAATTCTCAGTCTTTAAAGTCAATTCCTGAGAAGTTTGTGGTTGACAAATCCACTGCAGGGGCTCTGGATAAGAAGGAGGGTGAGCAGGCAAAAGCTTTAtttgagaaagtgaagaagttcCGGCTGCACGTAGAAGAAGGTGATATACTATATGCCATGTATGTTCGTCAGACTGTACTGAAGGTTATAAAATTCCTAATCATCATTGCATATAATAGTGCCCTGGTTTCCAAAGTCCAATTTACAGTGGACTGTAATGTTGACATTCAGGACATGACTGGATATAAAAACTTTTCTTGCAATCATACCATGGCACACTTGTTTTCAAAACTCTCCTTTTGCTACCTGTGCTTTGTAAGTATCTACGGATTGACGTGCCTTTATACGTTGTACTGGCTGTTCTACCGTTCTCTGAAGGAGTACTCTTTTGAGTATGTCAGGCAGGAGACTGGAATTGATGATATTCCAGACGTGAAAAATGACTTTGCTTTTATGCTTCATATGATAGATCAGTATGACCCTCTGTATTCCAAGAGATTCGCGGTGTTCCTATCTGAAGTGAGTGAAAACAAATTAAAGCAGCTGAACTTAAATAATGAGTGGACTCCAGATAAACTGAGGCAGAAGCTGCAGACAAATGCCCATAACCGCTTGGAACTGCCTCTCATCATGCTCTCTGGCCTTCCAGACACTGTTTTTGAAATCACAGAGTTGCAGTCCCTAAAACTTGAAATCATTAAGAACGTCATGATACCAGCCACAATCGCGCAGCTAGACAATCTCCAGGAGCTTTCTCTACACCAGTGCTCGGTCAAAATCCACAGCGCAGCATTGTCTTTCCTAAAGGAGAATCTCAAGGTCTTGAGCGTCAAGTTTGATGACATGAGGGAGCTGCCCCCCTGGATGTATGGCCTCCGGAACCTGGAGGAGCTCTACCTGGTTGGCTCTCTAAGTCACGATATTTCCAGAAATGTTACCCTTGAGTCTCTGCGGGATCTCAAAAGCCTTAAAATTCTCTCGATCAAAAGCAACGTTTCCAAAATCCCACAGGCAGTGGTTGATGTTTCCAGCCATCTCCAGAAGATGTGCATACACAACGATGGCACCAAGCTGGTGATGCTCAACAACCTGAAGAAGATGACCAACCTGACAGAGCTGGAGCTGGTCCACTGTGACCTGGAGCGCATCCCTCATGCCGTATTCAGCCTGCTCAGCCTCCAGGAATTGGACCtcaaggaaaataatctgaaatccATAGAAGAGATCGTTAGCTTCCAGCACTTGAGAAAGCTGACAGTGTTGAAACTGTGGCATAACAGCATCACCTACATCCCAGAGCATATCAAGAAACTCACCAGCCTGGAGCGTCTGTCCTTCAGTCACAATAAAATCGAGGTGCTGCCTTCCCACCTCTTCCTATGCAACAAAATCCGTTACCTGGACTTGTCCTACAATGACATTCGATTTATCCCACCTGAGATTGGAGTTCTACAAAGTTTACAGTATTTTTCCATCACTTGTAACAAAGTGGAGAGCCTTCCAGATGAACTCTACTTCTGTAAGAAACTCAAAACTCTGAAGATTGGGAAAAACAGCCTATCAGTACTTTCCCCCAAAATTGGaaatttgttatttctttcctatttagATGTTAAAGGCAATCACTTTGAAATCCTCCCTCCTGAACTGGGTGACTGTCGGGCTTTGAAGCGAGCTGGTTTAGTTGTAGAAGATGCTCTGTTTGAAACCCTGCCTTCTGATGTCCGGGAGCAAATGAAAACTGAATAA